A window from Theobroma cacao cultivar B97-61/B2 chromosome 3, Criollo_cocoa_genome_V2, whole genome shotgun sequence encodes these proteins:
- the LOC18605827 gene encoding vacuolar protein sorting-associated protein 26A isoform X1, protein MNFLIGAFKPACNISITFSDGKSRKQVPLKKENGQTVMVPLFQSQENIAGKISIEPFQGKKIEHNGVKVELLGQIEMYFDRGNFYDFTSLVRELDVPGDIYERKTYPFEFSTVEMPYETYNGVNVRLRYVLKVTVSRNYGGSIVEYQDFMVRNYSPAPSINNSIKMEVGIEDCLHIEFEYNKSKYHLKDVIIGKIYFLLVRIKIKNMDLEIRRRESTGSGANTHVETETLAKFELMDGAPVRGESIPIRLFLSPYELTPTHRNINNKFSVKYYLNLVLVDEEDRRYFKQQEITIYRLQDS, encoded by the exons ATG AATTTCCTGATTGGAGCTTTCAAGCCAGCATGTAATATCTCGATTACATTTTCCGATGGCAAAAGTCGCAAGCAG GTTCcattgaaaaaggaaaatggccAAACGGTTATGGTACCTCTTTTCCAAAGTCAAGAAAATATTGCTGGAAAG ATTTCCATAGAACCATTTCAAGGGAAGAAAATTGAACATAATGGTGTGAAAGTTGAGCTCCTTGGTCAAATAG AGATGTATTTTGACAGAGGCAATTTTTATGACTTTACCTCACTTG TACGTGAACTGGATGTTCCTGGGGACatatatgaaagaaaaacatatCCGTTTGAATTTTCTACAGTGGAAATGCCATATGAAACTTATAATGGTGTGAATGTGCGGCTCAG GTATGTCCTGAAAGTGACAGTTAGTCGTAATTATGGTGGAAGCATAGTGGAATACCAGGACTTTATG GTTCGTAATTATTCTCCAGCTCCATCAATCAACAATAGCATCAAG ATGGAAGTTGGAATTGAAGATTGCCTACATATTGAGTTTGAATACAATAAAAGCAA GTATCATCTGAAAGATGTTATTATTGGCAAGAtatattttcttcttgtgAGGATCAAGATTAAAAATATGGATCTTGAGATCAGGCGTCGAGAGTCAACAGGATCAGGAGCAAATACCCATGTTGAGACAGAGACGCTAGCTAAATTTGAGTTGATGGATGGTGCCCCGGTCAGAG GTGAATCTATTCCAATCAGGCTGTTTCTTAGTCCATATGAACTGACGCCAACTCATCGCAACATTAACAACAAATTCAGTGTGAAGTATTACTTGAATCTTGTTCTGGTTGATGAAGAGGATCGCCGGTATTTCAAACAGCAGGAAATTACAATATACAGGCTGCAGGACTCCTGA
- the LOC18605827 gene encoding vacuolar protein sorting-associated protein 26A isoform X2, whose translation MNFLIGAFKPACNISITFSDGKSRKQVPLKKENGQTVMVPLFQSQENIAGKISIEPFQGKKIEHNGVKVELLGQIEMYFDRGNFYDFTSLVRELDVPGDIYERKTYPFEFSTVEMPYETYNGVNVRLRYVLKVTVSRNYGGSIVEYQDFMVRNYSPAPSINNSIKMEVGIEDCLHIEFEYNKSKYHLKDVIIGKIYFLLVRIKIKNMDLEIRRRESTGSGANTHVETETLAKFELMDGAPVRAWCSQSCAWY comes from the exons ATG AATTTCCTGATTGGAGCTTTCAAGCCAGCATGTAATATCTCGATTACATTTTCCGATGGCAAAAGTCGCAAGCAG GTTCcattgaaaaaggaaaatggccAAACGGTTATGGTACCTCTTTTCCAAAGTCAAGAAAATATTGCTGGAAAG ATTTCCATAGAACCATTTCAAGGGAAGAAAATTGAACATAATGGTGTGAAAGTTGAGCTCCTTGGTCAAATAG AGATGTATTTTGACAGAGGCAATTTTTATGACTTTACCTCACTTG TACGTGAACTGGATGTTCCTGGGGACatatatgaaagaaaaacatatCCGTTTGAATTTTCTACAGTGGAAATGCCATATGAAACTTATAATGGTGTGAATGTGCGGCTCAG GTATGTCCTGAAAGTGACAGTTAGTCGTAATTATGGTGGAAGCATAGTGGAATACCAGGACTTTATG GTTCGTAATTATTCTCCAGCTCCATCAATCAACAATAGCATCAAG ATGGAAGTTGGAATTGAAGATTGCCTACATATTGAGTTTGAATACAATAAAAGCAA GTATCATCTGAAAGATGTTATTATTGGCAAGAtatattttcttcttgtgAGGATCAAGATTAAAAATATGGATCTTGAGATCAGGCGTCGAGAGTCAACAGGATCAGGAGCAAATACCCATGTTGAGACAGAGACGCTAGCTAAATTTGAGTTGATGGATGGTGCCCCGGTCAGAG CATGGTGCTCACAGTCATGTGCTTGGTATTGA
- the LOC18605827 gene encoding vacuolar protein sorting-associated protein 26A isoform X3, with protein sequence MNFLIGAFKPACNISITFSDGKSRKQVPLKKENGQTVMVPLFQSQENIAGKISIEPFQGKKIEHNGVKVELLGQIEMYFDRGNFYDFTSLVRELDVPGDIYERKTYPFEFSTVEMPYETYNGVNVRLRYVLKVTVSRNYGGSIVEYQDFMVRNYSPAPSINNSIKMEVGIEDCLHIEFEYNKSKYHLKDVIIGKIYFLLVRIKIKNMDLEIRRRESTGSGANTHVETETLAKFELMDGAPVRADI encoded by the exons ATG AATTTCCTGATTGGAGCTTTCAAGCCAGCATGTAATATCTCGATTACATTTTCCGATGGCAAAAGTCGCAAGCAG GTTCcattgaaaaaggaaaatggccAAACGGTTATGGTACCTCTTTTCCAAAGTCAAGAAAATATTGCTGGAAAG ATTTCCATAGAACCATTTCAAGGGAAGAAAATTGAACATAATGGTGTGAAAGTTGAGCTCCTTGGTCAAATAG AGATGTATTTTGACAGAGGCAATTTTTATGACTTTACCTCACTTG TACGTGAACTGGATGTTCCTGGGGACatatatgaaagaaaaacatatCCGTTTGAATTTTCTACAGTGGAAATGCCATATGAAACTTATAATGGTGTGAATGTGCGGCTCAG GTATGTCCTGAAAGTGACAGTTAGTCGTAATTATGGTGGAAGCATAGTGGAATACCAGGACTTTATG GTTCGTAATTATTCTCCAGCTCCATCAATCAACAATAGCATCAAG ATGGAAGTTGGAATTGAAGATTGCCTACATATTGAGTTTGAATACAATAAAAGCAA GTATCATCTGAAAGATGTTATTATTGGCAAGAtatattttcttcttgtgAGGATCAAGATTAAAAATATGGATCTTGAGATCAGGCGTCGAGAGTCAACAGGATCAGGAGCAAATACCCATGTTGAGACAGAGACGCTAGCTAAATTTGAGTTGATGGATGGTGCCCCGGTCAGAG Ctgatatataa
- the LOC18605828 gene encoding AAA-ATPase At2g46620 → MVTMILILFAILVLFLILRFLSKTSLLHILLKLLRSLGDWFHVYQSYRVPEFNDLFQDNELYHKVSTYLNSLPSLEDSDFTNLFTGSKSNDIVLHLDTNQTIGDTFLGARVTWTVEKSENNRSRVFVLRLRKNDKRRILRPYLQHILSAADDIDQRKKEIKLHMNVENSSGQNGRWRSVPFHHPASFDTLVMDVDLKNRVKADLEMFLKSKQYYHRLGRVWKRSYLLYGASGTGKSSFVAAMARFLSFDVYDVDLSKVSDDSDLKMLLLQTTSRSMIVVEDLDRFLMEKSRNVSLSGILNFMDGIVSCCGEERVLVFTMNSKDQVDQAVLRPGRIDVHIQFPLCDFSAFKSLANSYLGVKEHKLFPHVEEIFQGGASLSPAEIGEIMISNRSSPTRALKSVITALQTTASNAKKVSKRLSDSESVRNSDDTGDQGNLLSRDNSVREFRKLYGLLKMGSRRKEEPLDLGSVDKEGSRHEA, encoded by the coding sequence ATGGTAACCATGATCCTGATATTGTTTGCGATCCTGGTCTTGTTTTTGATCCTCCgttttttatcaaaaacatCCTTGTTACACATCCTTCTCAAGCTTTTGCGGTCTTTGGGAGACTGGTTTCATGTCTACCAATCCTACAGAGTCCCAGAGTTTAACGATCTTTTCCAGGACAACGAGCTCTATCACAAGGTTTCTACGTATCTGAACTCTCTCCCTTCCCTGGAAGACTCGGATTTCACCAATCTTTTCACCGGTTCCAAGTCCAATGATATTGTTCTTCACCTTGATACCAACCAGACGATTGGGGATACGTTTCTTGGCGCCAGAGTCACCTGGACCGTCGAGAAATCGGAAAACAATAGAAGTAGAGTGTTTGTGCTGAGGCTGAGAAAGAACGATAAACGTAGAATTCTACGTCCGTATCTCCAACACATACTGTCTGCTGCTGATGATATTGatcaaaggaagaaagagatcAAGTTGCACATGAATGTTGAGAATTCATCGGGTCAGAATGGACGGTGGAGATCGGTACCGTTCCATCACCCAGCGTCTTTTGATACTCTTGTCATGGACGTTGATCTGAAGAATAGGGTCAAAGCTGATCTTGAAATGTTTCTCAAGTCAAAGCAATATTATCATAGGCTAGGCCGTGTTTGGAAGCGGAGTTATCTTCTATATGGCGCGTCCGGAACAGGAAAATCCAGCTTTGTCGCTGCTATGGCTAGGTTCCTCTCTTTTGATGTGTATGACGTTGATTTGTCAAAAGTATCAGACGACTCTGATTTGAAGATGCTCTTGCTGCAAACAACCAGTAGGTCTATGATCGTGGTTGAGGATCTTGACCGTTTCTTGATGGAGAAATCAAGGAATGTGAGCTTATCAGGGATACTGAATTTCATGGATGGAATCGTATCTTGTTGCGGCGAGGAACGGGTGTTGGTATTCACAATGAACAGCAAAGATCAGGTCGACCAAGCGGTTCTGAGGCCGGGGAGGATTGATGTTCACATACAATTTCCACTATGTGATTTCTCTGCCTTCAAGAGTTTGGCTAATAGTTACTTAGGTGTCAAGGAACATAAGCTTTTTCCGCATGTCGAAGAGATTTTCCAGGGAGGGGCTAGTTTAAGTCCGGCTGAGATTGGCGAGATCATGATTTCTAACAGGAGCTCGCCAACTCGGGCCCTGAAATCAGTCATCACAGCTTTGCAAACCACGGCCAGCAATGCTAAAAAGGTCAGTAAAAGATTGAGTGACAGTGAATCCGTTCGAAATTCAGACGATACGGGTGATCAAGGAAACCTGTTGAGTCGGGATAATTCAGTAAGAGAATTTCGAAAATTATATGGACTTTTAAAGATGGGGAGTAGGAGAAAAGAGGAGCCTTTAGATTTAGGTTCAGTTGACAAAGAAGGTTCAAGACATGAAGCTTAA
- the LOC18605829 gene encoding ATPase family AAA domain-containing protein 1, whose protein sequence is MGSSSSETKFLQELILYAASAALSCLVLFAGLRHLDPNREASKKALEQKKEIAKRLGRPLIHTNPYEDVIACDVINPDHIDVEFESIGGLESIKQALYELVILPLRRPELFAHGKLLGPQKGVLLYGPPGTGKTMLAKAIAKESGAVFINVRISNLMSKWFGDAQKLVAAVFSLAYKLEPAIIFIDEVDSFLGQRRNTDHEAMTNMKTEFMALWDGFTTDQNARVMVLAATNRPSELDEAILRRLPQAFEIGIPDRRERAEILKVILKGEKVEESINFDYIASLCEGYTGSDLLELCKKAAYFPIRDLLDDEKKGKPSGAPRPLSQTDLEKVLSTSRKTGSAANEYSRLSSQLSGWSRQKESDDYQVQAAINELSKLVVSQIVNLQSDSQDA, encoded by the exons ATGGGTTCATCGTCGTCGGAGACAAAGTTCCTGCAAGAACTGATTTTGTACGCTGCCAGCGCCGCCCTTAGTTGCTTGGTCCTCTTCGCGGGGCTCCGACACCTCGACCCGAACCGGGAGGCTTCTAAAAAGGCACTCGAGCAGAAGAAGGAAATTGCCAAGCGCTTGGGTCGTCCTTTAATTCACACCAATCCTTACGAG GATGTAATAGCATGTGATGTGATAAATCCTGATCACATTGATGTGGAATTTGAGTCTATTGGAGGATTAGAATCCATCAAGCAGGCTCTCTACGAACTAGTGATTCTTCCATTACGGAGACCTGAGCTGTTTGCACATGGAAAGCTTCTTGGTCCTCAAAAAGGGGTTTTGTTATATGGACCCCCGGGTACTGGAAAGACCATGCTTGCTAAAGCCATAGCAAAGGAGTCTGGAGCTGTTTTTATAAATGTGAGGATTTCAAATCTGATGAGCAAGTGGTTTGGTGATGCACAGAAACTTG TGGCCGCTGTGTTTAGCTTGGCTTATAAACTCGAGCCCGCTATTATATTCATTGATGAGGTTGACAGTTTTTTAGGACAGCGTCGTAATACAGATCATGAAGCAATGACAAACATGAAGACTGAGTTCATGGCTTTATGGGATGGTTTTACTACTGATC AGAATGCACGAGTTATGGTTCTTGCTGCAACGAATCGTCCTTCAGAACTAGATGAAGCCATACTCAGGCGTCTTCCCCAGGCTTTCGAGATTGGAATACCTGATCGCAGGGAGAGGGCTGAGATACTGAAGGTGATTTTGAAGGGTGAGAAGGTTGAAGAAAGCATCAACTTTGACTACATAGCGAGTTTGTGTGAAGGGTACACAGGTTCAGATCTTCTTGAACTCTGCAAGAAAGCAGCATACTTTCCTATCAGGGACTTACTAGATGatgagaagaaaggaaagccGTCTGGA GCTCCAAGGCCATTATCACAGACTGATTTGGAGAAAGTACTTTCCACATCAAGGAAGACCGGGTCTGCTGCAAATGAATATAGCAGGTTAAGTTCACAGTTATCTGGATGGTCAAGGCAGAAAGAATCAGATGATTATCAGGTTCAAGCTGCAATCAATGAACTCTCCAAGCTTGTAGTTTCTCAAATTGTTAACCTTCAATCAGATTCGCAGGATGCCTGA
- the LOC18605831 gene encoding metal-nicotianamine transporter YSL3, translating into MGTTNMEEMKEIERVEREDLEEKNTETEDLKRIAPWMGQITIRGLIASFLIGIIYSVIVMKLNLTTGLVPNLNVSAALLAFVLVRSWTKLLQKAGFVATPFTRQENTIIQTCAVACYSIAVGGGFGSYLLGLNRKTYEQAGVDSAGNNPGSIKEPGIGWMIGFLFVSSFVGLLALVPLRKIMIIDYKLTYPSGTATAVLINGFHTPKGDKIAKKQVHGFLKFFSLSFLWAFFQWFYAGGDRCGFAQFPTFGLTAWKNSFYFDFSMTYIGAGMICSHLVNLSLLLGAVLSWGVMWPLIGGLKGEWFAATLPESSMKSLNGYKVFISIALILGDGLYNFLKILFFTARSIHVRVKNNNSKTFSDSQKQHVDVLQRNELFVREHIPMWVACLGYTLFSIISIIVIPLMFPELKWYYVVVAYILAPSLSFCNAYGAGLTDINMAYNYGKVALFVLAALSGKENGVVAGLVGCGLIKSIVSISSDLMHDFKTGHLTLTSPRSMLLSQAIGTAIGCVVAPLTFFLFYKAFDVGNPDSEYKAPYALIYRNMAILGVQGFSALPQHCLQLCYGFFSFAIAANLLRDFTPKNIGKWAPLPMAMAVPFLVGAYFAIDMCVGSLVVFAWHKLNGKKAGLMIPAVASGLICGDGLWLLPSSILALFKVRPPICMNFMATT; encoded by the exons ATGGGAACCACGAACATGGAAGAGATGAAGGAGATTGAGAGAGTGGAGAGAGAAGATCTAGAAGAGAAGAATACCGAGACAGAGGATTTGAAGAGAATTGCACCCTGGATGGGACAGATAACAATACGAGGGCTTATTGCTAGCTTCCTTATTGGTATCATATACAGTGTGATAGTCATGAAGCTCAACCTCACAACCGGGCTAGTTCCCAACCTCAATGTCTCGGCTGCTCTTCTTGCCTTTGTACTTGTTAGGTCGTGGACTAAACTGCTTCAAAAGGCTGGATTTGTTGCaactccatttactcgacaaGAGAATACTATAATTCAAACCTGTGCGGTTGCTTGTTATAGTATTGCTGTTGGAG GTGGTTTTGGTTCATATCTGTTGGGTTTAAACAGGAAGACATATGAGCAAGCAGGCGTTGATTCAGCAGGCAATAATCCGGGGAGCATCAAGGAACCTGGGATTGGTTGGATGATCGGTTTTCTCTTTGTGAGCAGCTTTGTTGGGCTTTTGGCATTGGTTCCTCTAAGAAAG ATAATGATAATTGACTACAAATTGACTTACCCAAGTGGAACTGCTACCGCTGTTCTGATAAATGGGTTTCATACCCCTAAGGGAGACAAGATAGCTAA GAAGCAGGTGCATGGGTTTCTGAAATTCTTTTCACTCAGTTTCCTCTGGGCTTTCTTCCAATGGTTCTATGCAGGTGGAGATAGATGTGGATTTGCTCAGTTTCCTACATTTGGTTTGACAGCGTGGAAAAACTC attttactttgatttcaGTATGACTTACATAGGAGCAGGAATGATCTGTTCACATCTTGTAAACTTATCTTTGCTCCTTGGAGCGGTGCTTTCCTGGGGGGTAATGTGGCCACTAATAGGCGGGCTCAAGGGAGAGTGGTTCGCTGCTACTTTACCAGAAAGCAGCATGAAGAGTCTAAATGGTTACAAG GTATTTATTTCTATTGCTCTAATCCTGGGGGATGGGCTCTACAATTTTCTGAAGATACTGTTTTTCACTGCCAGAAGCATTCACGTCAGAGTGAAAAATAACAACAGCAAAACAT TTTCTGATAGCCAGAAGCAGCATGTGGATGTTCTTCAGCGAAATGAACTATTTGTAAGAGAGCACATTCCTATGTGGGTAGCATGTTTAGGATACACCCTTTTTTCTATCATCTCCATCATTGTGATACCTCTGATGTTCCCTGAACTAAAGTGGTATTATGTAGTTGTTGCTTACATTCTTGCACCATCTCTAAGCTTCTGCAATGCTTATGGTGCTGGTCTGACTGACATTAACATGGCCTATAATTATGGAAAAGTAGCCCTCTTTGTGCTAGCTGCCTTGTCTGGAAAGGAAAATGGTGTGGTTGCAGGACTCGTGGGCTGTGGTCTTATTAAGTCCATTGTTTCTATCTCTTCTGATTTGATGCATGATTTCAAGACTGGTCATCTAACTCTCACTTCTCCAAGATCCATGCTCCTCAGCCAGGCAATTGGAACAGCCATTGGCTGTGTTGTAGCTCCTCTTACATTCTTTCTATtctataaagcttttgatGTGGGGAACCCTGATAGTGAATACAAAGCCCCATATGCCCTCATTTATCGAAATATGGCAATTCTTGGTGTTCAAGGCTTCTCTGCCCTTCCCCAGCATTGTTTGCAGCTCTGCTATGGGTTCTTTTCCTTCGCCATAGCAGCCAACTTGTTGAGAGATTTTACTCCCAAGAATATTGGGAAATGGGCTCCCCTTCCAATGGCTATGGCTGTGCCTTTCCTAGTTGGTGCCTATTTTGCAATTGATATGTGTGTGGGGAGCTTGGTTGTGTTTGCATGGCACAAGCTAAACGGAAAGAAGGCAGGTTTGATGATTCCTGCTGTTGCTTCTGGCTTGATATGCGGAGATGGGTTGTGGCTTCTTCCTTCATCCATCCTTGCTTTGTTTAAGGTTCGTCCTCCGATCTGCATGAACTTCATGGCAACAACATAG
- the LOC18605832 gene encoding cytochrome b5 isoform X1, translated as MATDPKMHTFEEVSKHNKTKDCWLIISGKVYDVTPFMDDHPGGDEVLLSATGKDATNDFEDVGHSDSARDMMKKYYIGDIDSKTVPAKRTYIPPLQTPYNPDKTPEFIIKILQFLVPLLILGLAIAVRNFTKKE; from the exons ATGGCCACAGATCCAAAGATGCACACTTTCGAAGAGGTTTCAAAGCACAACAAAACCAAAGACTGTTGGCTGATTATTTCTGGGAAG GTGTATGATGTAACTCCATTCATGGATGATCACCCTGGAGGCGATGAAGTGTTGCTGTCAGCAACCg GGAAGGATGCCACTAATGATTTTGAAGACGTGGGGCACAGTGATTCTGCAAGAGACATGATGAAAAAATACTACATAGGCGATATTGATTCAAAAACTGTTCCAGCTAAGCGCACCTACATTCCACCACTGCAAACCCCTTACAATCCTGATAAGACCCCAGAGTTTATCATTAAGATCCTACAGTTTCTGGTACCCCTCCTGATCCTGGGCTTGGCTATTGCAGTGCGTAACTTCACTAAGAAAGAGTAG
- the LOC18605832 gene encoding cytochrome b5 isoform X2, translated as MHTFEEVSKHNKTKDCWLIISGKVYDVTPFMDDHPGGDEVLLSATGKDATNDFEDVGHSDSARDMMKKYYIGDIDSKTVPAKRTYIPPLQTPYNPDKTPEFIIKILQFLVPLLILGLAIAVRNFTKKE; from the exons ATGCACACTTTCGAAGAGGTTTCAAAGCACAACAAAACCAAAGACTGTTGGCTGATTATTTCTGGGAAG GTGTATGATGTAACTCCATTCATGGATGATCACCCTGGAGGCGATGAAGTGTTGCTGTCAGCAACCg GGAAGGATGCCACTAATGATTTTGAAGACGTGGGGCACAGTGATTCTGCAAGAGACATGATGAAAAAATACTACATAGGCGATATTGATTCAAAAACTGTTCCAGCTAAGCGCACCTACATTCCACCACTGCAAACCCCTTACAATCCTGATAAGACCCCAGAGTTTATCATTAAGATCCTACAGTTTCTGGTACCCCTCCTGATCCTGGGCTTGGCTATTGCAGTGCGTAACTTCACTAAGAAAGAGTAG